The proteins below are encoded in one region of Bacteroidales bacterium:
- the sufB gene encoding Fe-S cluster assembly protein SufB, translated as MAGNDNQIIEQVTSGEYKYGFYTDIEMDMAPKGLDEDIIRFISSRKNEPEWMLEFRLKAYRYWLTMKNPEWAHLTIPPIDYNEIIYYAAPKQKKELQSLDEVDPELLDTFNRLGISLEEQKRLSGVAVDAVMDSVSVKTTFSKTLEKHGIIFCSFSEAVQNHPELVKKYMGSVVPYTDNYFAALNSAVFTDGSFCYIPKGVRCPVELSTYFRINAANTGQFERTLIIGDEESYVSYMEGCTAPQRDENQLHAAVVEIVALKDAQVKYSTVQNWYPGNKKGEGGIYNFVTKRGICRGANSKISWTQVETGSAITWKYPSCILLGDNSVGEFYSVAVTNNYQQADTGSKMIHLGKNTKSTIISKGISAGYSNNSYRGLVKISRRAENSRNFTQCDSLLLGSKCGAHTFPYIQNENRSSIVEHEATTSKISEDQLFYCQQRGISEESAIGLIVNGYAREVLRQLPMEFAVEAQKLLSISLEGSVG; from the coding sequence ACATTATCCGGTTTATTTCTTCCAGGAAGAACGAACCTGAATGGATGCTTGAGTTTCGCCTGAAGGCTTACCGTTACTGGTTGACGATGAAAAACCCTGAATGGGCACACCTTACTATTCCGCCGATTGACTACAATGAAATTATTTATTATGCAGCTCCAAAACAGAAGAAGGAGTTGCAAAGCCTCGATGAAGTTGACCCAGAATTGCTCGATACATTCAACAGGCTTGGCATTTCGCTCGAAGAACAAAAACGTTTAAGCGGGGTGGCAGTAGATGCAGTAATGGATAGCGTTTCGGTAAAAACTACTTTTTCGAAAACTTTGGAAAAACATGGAATTATCTTTTGCTCGTTCAGCGAGGCGGTACAAAATCATCCGGAGCTGGTAAAAAAATACATGGGTTCGGTAGTACCTTATACTGACAATTATTTTGCAGCGCTCAACTCTGCAGTTTTCACCGACGGATCATTCTGCTATATCCCCAAAGGGGTGCGTTGTCCGGTTGAACTCTCCACCTATTTCAGGATCAATGCCGCCAACACAGGTCAGTTTGAGCGCACGTTGATCATTGGCGATGAAGAGAGCTATGTGAGCTATATGGAAGGCTGTACCGCTCCTCAGCGTGACGAAAACCAACTGCACGCCGCTGTGGTGGAAATCGTTGCATTGAAAGATGCCCAGGTGAAATACTCGACTGTTCAAAACTGGTACCCGGGGAACAAAAAAGGAGAAGGCGGAATTTACAATTTCGTGACTAAACGAGGGATATGCCGTGGCGCCAACTCCAAAATTTCATGGACACAGGTGGAGACCGGCTCGGCAATTACATGGAAATACCCAAGTTGTATTCTTCTGGGCGACAACTCAGTGGGTGAATTTTACTCGGTAGCCGTCACAAACAATTACCAACAGGCCGATACCGGCTCAAAGATGATCCATTTGGGTAAAAACACCAAAAGCACGATCATTTCCAAAGGGATTTCCGCAGGATATAGCAACAACAGTTACCGCGGCCTGGTAAAAATTTCCCGTCGCGCCGAAAACTCGAGGAACTTTACTCAATGTGACTCTCTGCTGCTTGGCAGCAAATGCGGAGCACATACGTTTCCCTACATCCAGAACGAAAACAGATCGTCGATTGTAGAGCATGAAGCAACAACTTCGAAGATTTCCGAAGACCAGTTGTTTTATTGCCAGCAGCGCGGGATCAGTGAGGAAAGCGCCATCGGGCTGATCGTTAACGGTTACGCCAGAGAAGTACTCAGGCAATTGCCGATGGAGTTTGCAGTTGAGGCGCAGAAACTACTGTCGATTAGCCTTGAAGGCAGTGTTGGCTAA
- the sufC gene encoding Fe-S cluster assembly ATPase SufC produces the protein MLSIKNLHVSINGKEIIRGLNLEVQAGEVHAIMGPNGTGKSTLAAVIAGRDDVFEVTEGEIIYKGKDLREMPIEDRAREGIFLGFQYPVEIPGVSIVNFMRTAINEIRSYKGLDPITAAEFLKTMEEAKNLVGIQSKLTNRSVNEGFSGGEKKKNEIFQMAMLQPELAILDETDSGLDIDALKVVANGVNSLKKPENATVVITHYQRLLDFIVPDFVHVLYDGRIVKSGGKELALELEAKGYDWIKKENF, from the coding sequence ATGCTATCAATTAAGAATTTGCACGTTTCGATAAATGGAAAAGAGATCATAAGAGGACTGAATCTCGAAGTTCAGGCTGGTGAAGTTCACGCCATTATGGGGCCGAATGGCACAGGAAAGTCAACCCTGGCAGCAGTGATTGCGGGCCGGGATGACGTGTTCGAAGTGACCGAAGGCGAAATTATTTATAAAGGAAAAGACCTGCGGGAAATGCCCATTGAGGACCGCGCCCGCGAAGGGATATTTCTTGGATTTCAATACCCTGTGGAAATTCCCGGGGTGAGCATCGTAAACTTTATGCGCACTGCCATCAACGAAATAAGAAGCTACAAAGGTCTTGACCCGATCACGGCTGCCGAGTTCCTGAAAACAATGGAAGAAGCTAAAAACCTGGTAGGCATTCAGTCTAAGTTGACCAACCGATCGGTAAATGAAGGCTTTTCGGGTGGAGAGAAAAAGAAAAACGAAATTTTCCAAATGGCCATGCTTCAGCCTGAGCTGGCCATCCTCGACGAAACCGACTCAGGCCTTGACATTGACGCCCTTAAAGTGGTGGCCAACGGTGTGAACTCGCTCAAAAAGCCCGAAAATGCTACAGTCGTCATCACCCACTATCAACGCCTGCTCGATTTTATAGTTCCCGATTTTGTGCATGTACTGTATGACGGAAGAATTGTAAAATCAGGCGGAAAGGAACTGGCGCTTGAGCTCGAGGCCAAAGGTTATGACTGGATTAAAAAAGAAAATTTCTAA